In Sphingobacterium zeae, one genomic interval encodes:
- a CDS encoding MmcQ/YjbR family DNA-binding protein: MWKKPPFGPDTLVFKIGGKIFLLVGLDQIDELRFNVKCNPERAIELREKYEHTVLPGYHMNKKHWNTIIANRELDDKKLEELILHSYSLIMESLPTKIKQEIKGGS; encoded by the coding sequence TTGTGGAAGAAACCCCCGTTTGGTCCAGATACACTTGTGTTTAAGATTGGCGGCAAAATTTTTTTATTGGTTGGGCTAGATCAGATCGATGAACTTCGGTTTAATGTAAAGTGTAATCCCGAAAGGGCAATTGAATTGCGTGAAAAGTACGAACATACAGTGCTACCAGGCTATCATATGAATAAAAAGCATTGGAATACGATTATTGCCAATCGAGAACTGGATGACAAAAAGCTTGAAGAACTCATTTTGCATAGTTATAGTCTAATTATGGAAAGCTTGCCGACTAAAATTAAGCAGGAGATCAAGGGCGGTTCATAG
- a CDS encoding acetyl-CoA C-acyltransferase, whose product MEAYIVAGFRTAVGKAPRGVFRFMRADDLATDVIKHLVSTVPNLNKEDIDDVIVGNAMPEAEQGLNMARFISLMGLDTDKVPGVTVNRYCASGLETIATAVAKIKTGMADVIIAGGVEVMSGMPFGGWKIVPNPVVAKEHPDWYWGMGLTAEAVAKDYNVSREDQDAFALKSNQKAVAAIQNGHLKDGIVPITVKENYLKDGKIATREYIVDTDEGPRADTSLEALGKLKPVFAANGSVTAGNSSQTSDGAAFVLVMSEAKVKELGVKPIAKLVSFAVAGVPPRIMGIGPIYAIPKALARAGLKKEDIDLFELNEAFASQSLAVIRELGLDEEKVNVNGGAIALGHPLGCTGAKLTVQVLNELKRRGKRYGMVTMCVGTGQGAAGIFELLD is encoded by the coding sequence ATGGAAGCATATATAGTAGCAGGATTTCGTACAGCAGTAGGCAAAGCGCCGCGGGGAGTATTCCGCTTTATGCGGGCGGATGATTTAGCCACGGATGTTATTAAACATCTTGTATCCACTGTGCCAAATTTAAATAAAGAAGATATAGACGATGTCATCGTTGGGAATGCCATGCCGGAAGCGGAGCAGGGACTCAATATGGCGCGTTTCATTTCACTGATGGGATTGGATACGGATAAGGTCCCGGGAGTAACCGTCAATCGATACTGTGCATCAGGCCTAGAAACGATTGCAACCGCGGTAGCAAAGATTAAGACTGGGATGGCAGATGTTATCATTGCCGGTGGGGTAGAGGTGATGTCCGGAATGCCCTTTGGAGGTTGGAAAATTGTGCCTAATCCTGTCGTGGCAAAAGAGCATCCCGATTGGTATTGGGGTATGGGATTGACTGCCGAAGCTGTAGCCAAAGATTACAATGTGTCACGTGAAGATCAGGATGCTTTTGCCCTTAAATCAAATCAAAAGGCAGTTGCAGCCATTCAAAATGGTCATTTGAAAGATGGTATTGTGCCGATCACTGTAAAAGAAAATTATCTGAAAGACGGTAAGATTGCAACGCGCGAATATATTGTTGATACAGATGAAGGTCCTCGGGCGGATACTTCCCTGGAAGCTTTAGGGAAATTAAAACCAGTTTTTGCAGCGAATGGTTCGGTGACAGCAGGGAATTCCTCACAAACTTCTGATGGAGCAGCATTTGTCTTGGTCATGTCTGAAGCAAAGGTGAAAGAGCTTGGGGTAAAACCGATAGCAAAGCTTGTTAGTTTTGCTGTGGCGGGTGTTCCACCGCGCATTATGGGTATCGGACCTATCTATGCCATACCCAAGGCTTTGGCGAGGGCTGGGCTTAAAAAAGAAGATATTGATCTATTTGAACTGAATGAAGCTTTTGCATCTCAATCGTTAGCCGTTATTCGCGAACTTGGATTGGATGAAGAGAAAGTAAATGTCAATGGCGGTGCCATCGCTTTAGGGCATCCTCTTGGATGTACAGGAGCTAAATTGACGGTCCAAGTCTTAAACGAGTTGAAACGCAGAGGCAAAAGATATGGCATGGTGACGATGTGTGTGGGAACTGGCCAGGGAGCAGCAGGTATTTTTGAGTTACTGGACTAA
- a CDS encoding 3-hydroxyacyl-CoA dehydrogenase/enoyl-CoA hydratase family protein, with amino-acid sequence MMNKNIRKVAVLGSGVMGSRIACHFANIGVEVLLLDIVPRELLPAEEAKGLTLESKIVRDRIVNSSLETALKTNPSPIYSKSFVKRIKTGNFDDNLKDIAHVDWIIEVVVERLDVKQSVFERVEQFRKPGTLITSNTSGIPIHLMTEGRSEDFKDHFCGTHFFNPPRYLPLLEVIPTPHTKPEVVDFILHFGDKMLGKSVVLCKDTPAFIGNRIGVYSMLAVTHLVEPLGLTVEEVDKYTGPAMGHPKSATFRTADVVGLDTLVNVANGLAQNAPEDEAKGVFELPPFIIKMVENKWLGEKTKKGFYEKVKADDGSSEILSLNLKTLEFGSQQKVKSATLEATKPVEDIRKRMKVYEQGTDKAAELFRAMHYPLFEYVSRRVPEITDDFFRIDDAMRAGFGWELGPFEVWDVLGVRETLAKIKAEEKRLPGQDGEVASWVHEMLEAGCESFYKIENGVRQYYDIATKSYKAIPGTEDLIVLDHIRESKTIWKNTGVSIIDLGDGIINCEFHTKMNTIGGDVIQGLNKAIDLAEKEYRGLVVSNDGKNFSAGANIGMIFMMAVEQDFDELNMAVRAFQNTSMRLRYSSIPVVVAPFQMTLGGGCEFSMHADFVQAHAETYMGLVELGVGVIPGGGGTKEFTLRASEEFKEDQIVQNTLKDKFLTIGQAKVSTSAYEAYELGYLQKDKFAITMNRARLLADAKAKALELADEGYVQPAPRNDIKVLGNQGLGIVYVGASSMREGNYISDYDRKISEKLGWVMCGGNLSSPTEVSEQYLLDLERKTFLELCAERKTLERIQFMLTKGKPLRN; translated from the coding sequence ATGATGAACAAAAATATTAGAAAAGTGGCAGTTCTCGGTTCGGGTGTTATGGGCTCGCGAATTGCTTGTCATTTTGCTAACATTGGTGTTGAAGTTTTACTGTTGGATATCGTTCCGCGTGAGCTTCTCCCAGCGGAAGAAGCCAAGGGCCTCACGTTGGAGAGCAAGATCGTCCGAGATCGTATTGTTAATAGTTCTTTAGAAACGGCTTTAAAAACAAATCCATCGCCAATTTATAGCAAGTCTTTTGTAAAACGAATCAAAACAGGAAACTTTGATGATAATCTTAAAGATATTGCCCACGTGGATTGGATTATCGAGGTTGTCGTTGAGCGACTTGATGTTAAACAATCTGTTTTCGAGCGTGTTGAGCAATTTAGAAAACCTGGAACATTAATTACTTCCAATACTTCTGGTATCCCTATTCATTTAATGACAGAAGGGCGAAGTGAGGATTTTAAAGATCATTTCTGCGGCACACACTTCTTCAATCCGCCGCGCTATCTCCCTTTATTGGAAGTTATTCCAACACCGCATACCAAGCCCGAGGTTGTTGACTTTATACTTCACTTTGGTGACAAAATGTTGGGTAAATCGGTTGTGTTATGTAAAGACACTCCGGCGTTTATTGGTAATCGTATCGGTGTTTATTCGATGTTGGCGGTTACTCATTTAGTGGAACCTCTTGGATTGACCGTTGAGGAGGTCGACAAATATACTGGTCCTGCAATGGGGCATCCCAAATCGGCGACTTTTCGTACGGCTGATGTTGTAGGGCTTGATACCCTGGTGAATGTTGCCAATGGCCTGGCGCAAAATGCGCCAGAAGATGAAGCGAAAGGGGTATTCGAACTTCCTCCATTCATCATTAAGATGGTAGAAAATAAATGGTTGGGTGAGAAAACCAAAAAAGGATTCTATGAAAAAGTAAAAGCTGATGATGGTAGTTCAGAGATTTTGTCTCTAAATCTAAAAACACTGGAATTTGGCTCACAGCAAAAAGTGAAATCAGCAACTTTGGAAGCCACAAAACCTGTAGAAGATATCCGTAAGCGGATGAAAGTATACGAACAGGGAACCGATAAAGCCGCAGAACTTTTCCGTGCCATGCATTATCCATTGTTTGAATATGTATCCCGCCGTGTTCCCGAAATTACAGATGACTTCTTCCGCATTGATGATGCTATGCGTGCTGGATTTGGTTGGGAGTTAGGACCATTTGAAGTATGGGATGTGCTAGGTGTCCGGGAGACCTTGGCTAAAATTAAGGCCGAAGAAAAACGACTTCCGGGTCAGGATGGGGAGGTTGCTTCCTGGGTACACGAGATGTTGGAAGCCGGATGTGAATCATTCTATAAAATAGAAAATGGTGTACGTCAATATTATGATATTGCAACCAAATCTTATAAAGCTATTCCCGGAACGGAAGATCTGATCGTATTGGATCACATCCGGGAAAGTAAAACAATCTGGAAAAACACAGGTGTTTCTATTATTGATCTAGGCGACGGTATCATCAACTGTGAATTTCATACCAAGATGAATACCATCGGCGGAGATGTTATCCAGGGCTTGAATAAAGCGATTGATCTCGCTGAAAAGGAATATCGTGGTTTAGTGGTGTCCAATGATGGGAAAAACTTTTCTGCTGGCGCCAACATTGGAATGATTTTCATGATGGCCGTAGAACAGGATTTTGATGAATTGAATATGGCCGTTCGTGCATTTCAAAATACATCCATGAGGTTACGCTATTCGTCAATACCTGTAGTTGTTGCGCCATTTCAAATGACCCTTGGTGGGGGCTGTGAATTCTCCATGCATGCCGATTTTGTTCAGGCTCACGCCGAAACCTATATGGGATTGGTTGAACTGGGGGTTGGTGTTATCCCCGGTGGCGGTGGAACCAAAGAATTTACACTACGGGCCTCGGAGGAATTTAAGGAGGATCAGATTGTTCAGAACACCTTAAAAGATAAATTCCTGACCATTGGGCAAGCGAAAGTTTCGACTTCTGCTTATGAAGCCTATGAACTCGGCTATTTGCAGAAAGATAAATTTGCAATCACCATGAACCGTGCCCGCCTTTTGGCAGATGCCAAAGCAAAGGCACTGGAACTGGCTGATGAGGGTTATGTTCAGCCTGCTCCACGCAATGATATCAAGGTTTTAGGAAACCAAGGATTAGGGATCGTATATGTGGGGGCTTCATCGATGCGTGAAGGTAATTATATTTCTGATTATGATCGAAAGATCTCAGAAAAACTAGGCTGGGTGATGTGTGGTGGAAATTTATCGTCACCGACCGAAGTGTCTGAACAATATCTATTGGATCTAGAGCGTAAAACTTTCCTCGAGCTTTGTGCCGAACGCAAAACGCTTGAAAGAATTCAATTTATGCTGACCAAGGGTAAGCCTTTACGGAACTAA
- a CDS encoding isopenicillin N synthase family dioxygenase, giving the protein MALVNIPRLDLQHYTQGTQEQRNQFIQDIGKAFNETGFVTIANHGLSKDLIEELYQVVPEFFSLPTETKEKYEFPELAGQRGYTAKGREKAKDAKTPDLKEFWQRGQTIVGEEYSKADFPDNPEVAEIPRFNGVTAEVYKKLEDTGRDLLKAIATYLDLEENYFEKYVINGNSILRAIHYFPINDPDALAPDAVRAGAHEDINLITLLIGASADGLEVLTKDGEWFPIKAKGEDIVINVGDMLQRLTNNKLKSTTHRVVNPPREKMGTSRFSIPFFLHPKSSMSLASLESCIDAEHPKVYEDYTAGQYLDERLREIGLKM; this is encoded by the coding sequence ATGGCTTTAGTAAACATACCGCGCTTGGACTTGCAGCATTATACACAAGGAACCCAAGAACAAAGAAATCAATTTATTCAAGATATTGGCAAAGCTTTTAACGAAACGGGCTTTGTAACGATTGCAAATCATGGCTTATCAAAAGATCTGATTGAGGAGCTGTACCAAGTCGTTCCTGAATTTTTCAGCTTACCTACTGAGACGAAGGAAAAATATGAGTTTCCGGAATTGGCAGGTCAGCGTGGTTACACAGCAAAAGGAAGAGAAAAAGCTAAAGATGCAAAGACCCCGGACTTAAAAGAATTTTGGCAGCGGGGCCAAACCATCGTTGGCGAAGAATATTCAAAAGCTGATTTCCCAGACAACCCAGAAGTCGCTGAAATCCCTCGCTTTAACGGTGTGACTGCTGAAGTGTATAAAAAACTAGAAGATACTGGTAGAGACCTACTAAAAGCGATTGCAACCTACCTTGACCTGGAAGAAAATTACTTTGAAAAGTATGTTATCAATGGTAATTCAATTCTACGTGCGATCCATTACTTCCCAATCAATGATCCTGATGCCTTAGCGCCTGACGCTGTTCGTGCAGGTGCACATGAAGACATCAACCTCATTACCTTATTAATTGGTGCGAGTGCGGATGGTCTTGAAGTGTTGACAAAAGATGGCGAATGGTTCCCTATTAAAGCCAAAGGCGAAGATATTGTTATTAATGTGGGCGATATGTTGCAACGATTGACAAACAATAAGCTGAAATCAACTACGCACCGTGTTGTCAATCCTCCAAGGGAAAAAATGGGAACTTCGCGTTTTTCTATCCCTTTCTTTTTGCATCCAAAATCTTCCATGAGCTTGGCTTCACTAGAGTCATGCATCGATGCAGAACACCCAAAAGTTTACGAAGATTATACCGCGGGTCAATACCTGGATGAGCGGTTGAGAGAAATCGGACTAAAAATGTAA
- a CDS encoding MarR family winged helix-turn-helix transcriptional regulator: MNQNQTIDYFLKTGWQTIANKYNQIASQYGFTQAAGYILINIHKEGTPVSQIANLTGVKTTSLSRVLNNLESLGFIYRETSETDKRSVKVYLTELGREKRRIAKDVVRNFNQYLADNFSENEREQLIASLAKLNDLANNYKEEVIV; encoded by the coding sequence ATGAACCAAAATCAGACAATCGATTATTTTTTAAAAACAGGCTGGCAGACCATAGCCAATAAATACAATCAAATCGCTTCGCAGTATGGATTTACGCAGGCAGCAGGTTATATTTTGATAAATATCCATAAAGAAGGTACTCCTGTTTCTCAGATTGCAAATCTGACGGGAGTTAAAACAACTAGTTTGTCTCGGGTGTTGAATAATTTGGAGTCATTGGGATTTATTTACCGGGAGACTAGCGAAACGGATAAAAGATCTGTCAAAGTATATTTGACAGAACTAGGTCGTGAAAAAAGGAGAATTGCTAAAGATGTCGTGCGCAATTTCAATCAATATCTGGCGGATAATTTTTCAGAAAATGAGCGTGAACAATTGATTGCTTCGCTAGCGAAACTAAATGATCTTGCAAATAACTACAAGGAAGAAGTAATCGTCTAG